Part of the Streptomyces showdoensis genome, CTCCCGGAGCAATTCGAGCACGCTCCGCACGCTCTCTCTACGGATTTCCGCGCGATCGCCGTTCAATCGCAACGAGGCCACCTTCCCCGCCCCGCAGCGCTCCCCCGCGGGCCCGGCGACGGCCACGTAGACCGTCCCCACGGGCTGTCCGTCCTGCGGATCGGGCCCCGCGACACCGGTCGTCGCGATGCCCCAGTCGGCCCCCAGACGGGTCCGCACCCCCGCCGCCATCTGCAGCGCCACCTCCGGATCGACCGCGCCGCGCTCCGCCAGCAGGGTCCCGTCGACGCCGAGCAGCTGCTCCTTGAGCGGCGTCGCGTAGGCCGTGACGGAGCCGCGGAAGGACTTCGAGGCCCCGGGGACCCCGGTCAGCTCCGCGGCCACCAGACCGCCCGTGAGGGACTCCGCGGCGGCCAGCGTGTGGCCTCGTTCCGCGAGCAGCTCCAGCACCCGGGCGGCTTCGTTCATCGTCCGTCCGCCTCCGCGGCGGCCGCCGCGCGCTCCGCCGCGATCCCCCTGCGGCGCAGGACGACGGCCTGCCGTACGTAGTCCAGACCGGTGACGACCGTCAGCACGACGGCCACCGCCATCACCCAGAAGCGCAAGGTGGCGAGTGGACCGGTGAGCATCAGCACGTACATGCCGACCGCCGTGCCCTGCGCGAGGGTCTTCATCTTGCCGCCGCGGCTGGCCGGGATGACCCCGTGCCGGATCACCCAGAAGCGCATCAGGGTGATCCCCAGCTCACGGGCGAGGATCACGCCCGTCACCCACCACGGCAGGTCGCCGAGATAGGACAGGGAGATCAGCCCGGCCGCCATGATCGCCTTGTCGGCGATCGGGTCGGCGATCTTCCCGAAGTCGGTGACCAGGTTGTACGTCCGCGCCAGATGCCCGTCGAAGACGTCGGTGATCATGGCGACGGCGAACGCCGCCCAGGCCCAGGCGCGCCAGGCGGGGTCGTGCCCGCCGTCCTGGAAGAGCAGCACCACGAAGCCTGG contains:
- a CDS encoding CinA family protein translates to MNEAARVLELLAERGHTLAAAESLTGGLVAAELTGVPGASKSFRGSVTAYATPLKEQLLGVDGTLLAERGAVDPEVALQMAAGVRTRLGADWGIATTGVAGPDPQDGQPVGTVYVAVAGPAGERCGAGKVASLRLNGDRAEIRRESVRSVLELLRELLDGEHPENARAQDTEQNGGD
- the pgsA gene encoding CDP-diacylglycerol--glycerol-3-phosphate 3-phosphatidyltransferase, translated to MTGVPAASATGGSGTPAPRGKLGAAAVNQASLWNIANILTMVRLVLVPGFVVLLFQDGGHDPAWRAWAWAAFAVAMITDVFDGHLARTYNLVTDFGKIADPIADKAIMAAGLISLSYLGDLPWWVTGVILARELGITLMRFWVIRHGVIPASRGGKMKTLAQGTAVGMYVLMLTGPLATLRFWVMAVAVVLTVVTGLDYVRQAVVLRRRGIAAERAAAAAEADGR